In the genome of Vicia villosa cultivar HV-30 ecotype Madison, WI linkage group LG7, Vvil1.0, whole genome shotgun sequence, one region contains:
- the LOC131619005 gene encoding uncharacterized protein LOC131619005, whose amino-acid sequence MQKTNINIEMLRVQALSILCTPYPFLDFHGVSPIQDKLDPQSSIKHDIWSDAVFDFDGVSFNQDNLDPHCNTKEQINNDASLDFEGFTPVQDESNLCCSIKEQIQNNDEENIEEREFSFPCADVKGMRIFADDIFENGQIRKLIPHLHQSLLLTSTSKNFASPVRPRLKKIFIINSVCPQSRSDVISKEPQNELLENITFVEMKDSTESYKKRNSTGSSNLWRCRQNMNLRCNSDHKDSLVLLNPSAPKNHVKTKVESIVVEKRKENHPKNALSTYEKLYLTNKTRKGSNKRRSFLPYKHQLLGFFTNMNGLSRNLHPF is encoded by the coding sequence ATGCAGAAAACAAACATAAATATTGAGATGTTAAGAGTGCAAGCATTATCAATTCTATGCACACCTTACCCTTTCCTTGATTTTCATGGTGTATCTCccattcaagataaattagatccACAAAGTAGCATAAAACACGATATATGGAGCGACGCCGTTTTTGATTTTGATGGTGTTTCTTTCAATCAAGATAATCTTGATCCACATTGTAACACAAAGGAGCAAATTAACAACGACGCTTCTCTAGATTTTGAAGGCTTCACCCCCGTTCAAGATGAAAGTAATTTATGTTGTAGCATTAAAGAACAAATTCAAAAcaatgatgaagaaaatattgAAGAACGAGAGTTTAGTTTTCCATGTGCTGATGTCAAAGGAATGAGAATATTCGCTGATGACATTTTTGAAAACGGacaaataagaaaattaattcCTCATTTGCACCAATCTCTTCTTTTAACTTCCACCTCAAAAAATTTTGCCTCACCTGTTCGGCCACGTCTAAAGaagatatttattattaattcagTATGTCCACAATCAAGATCAGATGTTATTTCTAAAGAACCTCAAAATGAGTTATTAGAAAATATAACATTCGTTGAGATGAAGGACTCCACCGAATCTTACAAAAAAAGAAACTCCACAGGATCATCAAATTTGTGGAGATGTAGGCAAAACATGAATCTTAGATGTAATAGTGACCATAAGGATTCTTTAGTTTTATTGAATCCTTCTGCGCCAAAAAATCATGTCAAGACAAAAGTTGAAAGCATCGTCGTTGAAAAAAGGAAGGAAAACCACCCAAAAAATGCATTATCAACTTATGAGAAGCTTTATTTGACTAATAAAACAAGAAAAGGGAGCAATAAACGAAGATCATTTTTGCCATATAAACACCAATTACTTGGGTTCTTTACAAACATGAATGGATTAAGTAGGAACCTGCACCCTTTCTAA